From the Brevinematia bacterium genome, the window TTTTCTCTAACTGATTCAAGTCTTCCTATCTTGATACCACCTGCTAGTTTGACACTCGCACCCATAGGAACATTTGCTCCGTAGGAAAGCTTCATATGTATTCTATATCCTTGGGATAGGAATGGTAAGGAGTTAGTCAAGTGTAAACCCAAGATTATCAGGAACAAGCCTATTGTGACTACTAAGCCTATTTTGAGTTCGTAGTGCTTCATACTAACCTCTAAACGTCTACGACACACCTACAAATATAATAACCTTTTTCGTTTAAGATCTTGAGTTCACTATAGCTTACACCCTTTACATCTGTGAATATCGTATGCTTTTTAGGGTCTATTCTCTCTCCTTTTAAAGTGAAACAAAGCTTCACTTTGTTATTATCGGTGGTAATGAACAGTTCAACATCACTGAAGAAGAATTTTTTTACATCTTTTATGAACACTATCCTGCTTAAGAACTCAAAGAGCTGTTCTTCGCTGGATGAAGAATTTAGCTCAATGCATTCTTTTATTATCTTTCTTGGTTTTACACTACTTATATCTACCATTACGCTCTGTAAAGCTAATGCAATTCCTTCAAAGGCTTTTTCCAGAGTTTTCCCTTTACCTTCTATTATTACATCTGCTGTGTGATCATGTATCTCCCACGATCTTGAGTTAGATTTACTCATCTTCTACAAGTATTTTGTAGAATGTAATGTTAGTAGGTCAATTAGATGTATAAGTTGAAAACTGTTTAGATTTTGTTGGATTTAAGTATATTGGTAAGTTGAAAGCATTTACTGAGGTTGGTTTAAAATATTCACAACAAGCTGTTATGGGTGGTGATTGTATTTTCTGTAAAATAGTAAACGGGGAAGTTAAATCAAATATAGTCTACGAAGATGAAGATGTGATTGCTTTTGAGGACATAAATCCTCAGGCGCCTGTGCATGTGTTAGTTGTTCCGAAGCAACATATTCCTAATATTATGCAAGTTAGAGAGTATACCGTCTTAGAGAAGATTTTTAGGGCGATTCAGAAGATTGCTGAGGCTAAGAATTTAGCTTTAGAGGGATTTAGAGTGGTTGTTAATCATCTTCATAGGGGAGGTCAAAGTGTTTTTCATTTACATTTTCATATCCTTGGTGGTAGACAGATGATGTGGCCACCGGGGTAGTGTAGTAGATCGGGAGGTGGTTAGGGAGTATGGCTTTGGTTGTTGAAGTTAAGGATGGAGATAACATTGAAGCAGTTTTGAAGAAGTTTAAGAAGTTTGTTGAGATGGAGGGTGTATTGTCTGAGTATAAGGCTCACCTGAGGTATAAGAAACCTAGTGAAGAGAGGAAGGAAAAGGCAGCGATGATCAAGAAAAAGCTCAGAAAGCTTTTGGGAGTCAGGGAGAAGAAGAAATAGTTAATGCGGGATCGTCTAATTGGCAGGACAGCTGACTCTGGATCAGCTAGTGGAGGTTCGAGTCCTCCTCCCGCAGTAATTTGCCCCCATCGTCTAGCCTGGCCTAGGACATCACCCTCTCAAGGTGGAAACACGGGTTCAAATCCCGTTGGGGGCGCATGTTTCTAAGGCGTTTGGTTACCACTTTAGTTCTGTCCGTTACTGTGCTGTTTTGTATTCCACCTCTCCAGAGTCAGGCTCAGGTTGAAATAAATGCAAGAGTTGAGTTTTTTAATAAAAAAATTCTTGAAGGTAGGATTATTTTCACTTCATCTAACGTGGCTCTGAGGCATGTAGAGAAGGAACTTCTATCTCTGATAGAAGTAGCATTCTCAGAGATAGAGTTTATACATCCAATAACTTGGACCCCAGAGTTTCAAAAAGTAGAAAACGAAGGGAAACTAGCTTACAACTTCTACCCTACCGAGTATTTAGTAAAACTCAAGGATGGTAAGTATCTAAATGTAGTGGGTAGGGTTCCAAGTTTCGAGGTTATTAGTTTTGTTCATAAATACGGCAAGTCAAAGCTCTATACCTACTATGTGGACTACTTGATTCAAGATAAAGGTGGAGAGACAAAGTGGAAGAATATGAACACTTACGAGTTGAACAAAAATTTCAAGAAGCCACATCCTAATGTAGTGTATTATATATACCTTCGCTGATAGTCAGCTTTGTTTGAAAAGAGTTTGGTAGTAAGTAAGTTTGATCTTGTTCTAGGGTAGTTCGTCCAATGGGGAGGTATTATAGTTAGGAGCTTCCTTGGTGATTATTACATCGTGTGGATGACTCTCTCTAAGTCCTGCATTTGTTATCCTTATAAATTTTGACTTTTCCTGGAACTCTTTTATAGTTCTTGCCCCAACATATCCCATAGAGGCTTTAAGCCCTCCTACTAACTGATATATGGTTTCTCTTACAGGTCCTTTAAACGGCACCATCCCTTCAATGCCTTCTGGAACAAATTTACCTGGAATTCCCTGCGGATACCTTGAAGATCCTGCTATCATAGCTCCCAGTGATCCCATACCTCTGTAAGTCTTATAGCTTCTTCCTTTGTATATTATCATCTCTCCTGGACTTTCCTCAGTTCCTGCAAGTAAGTTGCCCATCATCACACTGTCAGCACCTGAAGCTATTGCCTTCGCAATGTCTCCTGAATACTTTATACCACCGTCTGCTATTACCGGAACTTTCTCTTCTTTGGCAAATCTTTTTGCTTCCATTATGGCAAATATTTGGGGAACTCCAACACCAGTTACGACTCTAGTAGTGCATATTGACCCTGGACCTATTCCAACCTTGATACCATCAGCACCTGCGTCTATAAGAAACTTCGCACCTTCGTAAGTAGCAACGTTACCAGCAATGACCTCTACATTAAACCTACTTTTTATATATTTAACCATCTCCCTAACTCTGTTACTGTGTCCATGAGCAGTATCTACCACAATTACATCTACCTCTGCTTTAACAAGCTCATAAACTCTTTCCTTGTCAATATCGCTCGTTCCTACCGCAGCACCTACTCTTAGCCTACCCTTAGAGTCTTTTGAAGAAGTTCCATTACTTTGTATCCTCTCCATATCTTTCATCGTTATGAGTCCTTTTATGCTAAAATCCTCACCTACTATTGGAAGCTTCTCCACACGATTTTTAAGCATTATCCTCCTCGCCTCTTCCAAGGAAATACCCTCGTAAGCAAATATTAATTTCTCTCTAGGAGTCATAATATCCCTAACTCTGTTACCTTTGATACTTGCTCTTATATCTCTCCTAGTTAGTATTCCTACAACCCTTCTGGAGTTGTCTACTACTATAAGCCCGGAGATATTATTATGCTCCATAAGTTTTATTGCATCATCAACAGCTTCATCATCCTTTATCACTATGGGATCATCAATCATTATGTTCTCAAATCTCTTTACTTTGATGACTTCTTTAACTTGATCCTCTATGGATAAGTTTCTGTGGATTATTCCTATTCCTCCAAGCTGAGCCATCGCTATGGCCATTCTTGACTCAGTTACAGTATCCATCGCTGAACTTACTATTGGTATTGAGATTTTGATGTTTCTAGTTAGGAAAGTAGTTGTGTCAGCCTCGTTTGGTAGAACGTCAGATTCACCTGGTAATATAAGCACATCATCAAAAGTGAGAGCTACTTCGTCAGTGTAAAACTTCTCATACATAGGAACACCTTTTTTACATATTTTAACTAGCGGAAAACTCAGTTTTCAATAACAACCAATGTGCCGATATCTACAAGTTCGAAAAGTTCCATAATGTCTTTGTTTCTCATCCTTATACACCCGTGAGAAGCTGGTTTGCCAATTAGCCCTTCTTCATGAGTCCCATGTATGTAGATACCCCTACTTAGCGAATCTATACCCCTGCCTTTATTTACCCCTTTCTCCAACCCTTCCAGGACCAAGACTCTTGTGATCACAGGATCACTCTCTATATCAGTAGAATCGTAGTATATGGTAGCAATTTCTCCAGTCTTCCTGAGGTTCCTAAACACAGTGCCAATAGGTTCTCCCATCCCAACCTTCTTGACGATTCTATGCTTGCCTAGAGGAGTTTTGCCACTTCCTTCCTTGTTGCCAATACCATACTTAGATGTTGAAATGGGATACTCTCTAAGCACAGTATTGGACATAATAAGATATAACTATTGCTCCGAAACTTTAACTAGTATATATTCGTCTGGTTTGGTAAAACCTGAAATTAGTAACGCACCTGTAGATAGCAGAATAACTAGAAACCTATTCATACCTACCAGAAACTTCAAAACTTATAGAGTTTAGGTTATCGTCAATATCAAAATAAATGTAGATTCCTTTTGGCACATCCATCAAGAATAACTTCTTGAACGATTCCTTGTCTCTATCGGTGACAATCGCTATATACTCTAGAATACCTTCTATACAAAGAGTGGGAAACTTGGAAGAAGAAAAGCTTGAAGCCCTAGTAGAGTTTAGATACTTTTCAATTCTCTCTTTTTTCGTTGATATTACGAACTCTTTTTCAGATAGATGCAGATACGCTTTATTGTTGTTCTGGAGGTCAATTTCAAATACCTTACTTCCTTGAATAGATATGAGTTTGTATTTACCCATCAATCCTAGAATACTTCTTAGCAATTTATCTGCGTCCTTCTTAGATTTCACTCCCATAAATATGCTTAGGTCCGATTTTTCCGCATATGCAGGTGAATGAAAAGTTATGAATATTGAGCCTGAGAGAACTTTGGATAGATCTCCTTTTAGAGATGGAAAAGCTTGAGCAGTATCAGGAGATAAAACTTCAAATATGTCACCAAGAAGCCGAGGATTGACAGAGATACTAATATAAAAAGGGATGTCGTTGCTCGTGATGTTAACTCCCCTAAGTGCTCTAGGGGAGAATAAATTTGCCACTTTATTAGTCTGACTCAAGAATATCTTACCAAAGGCTTTCATTTCATTACGGGGCAGAAATATATGTACTTTATCTATCTCCTTTAAGAAGTTATAGCGCTCGTCAATTAGTGGTATGTTAGCTTTTAGAGATTCTTTTAACGTGTAATGTGGCTTGAGGAAAATTCCGGAAAGCTCTGATGCAGAAATCTCCTCAAAAAATAATCTCAAATCTGCTTCAAACTTGCTTTCAAGCCCTTTACGAATACTTTCATACTTATCCTTGTAGGTTTTTTCAACGACTGCTACATAGGGTTCTTTTTCTTTTCTGATGTAGAAAGATCCTTCTTTCGCTCTGAGAAGAAATGAAGATTCTGAGAGTATTTCCTTGTCTATAACAGCGGAGATAAATGCACTCCAGTTAGTGTTTATGGGAAGATATGTAACAAGAAGGCCGTTTTCGCTCATATTAGCTACTATACACCTGTTTGTGTCAATAAAGTTAGAAACTCTGCTAAAGAATGGTAGAATATCTAAAAAACCGTAGTTAGGCTTGAAAAAACCTACTGCAATACTGTTTTCCATTAGTAAACTTTTGTACTCTTCAAAAGTTGTTCCTTCCACAGGGTAAAATGGCAGTAATAGGAATAAAATCAAAGCTGTCAATATTTTACGTTTTGTTTTGTGTTTCATTGCACGACTCCTTGAACTGCTTGGAACTATCTTGTATAAGCTCGTAAACCTTTTGCAACTTACACTGTTTATTCAGCAGTAAAGTCTGGAATTTACAATGGGTATAGTTTCTTTTCGTTTTTCTCGCAGTCCCTTTCGGGACTGGGT encodes:
- the guaB gene encoding IMP dehydrogenase, translating into MYEKFYTDEVALTFDDVLILPGESDVLPNEADTTTFLTRNIKISIPIVSSAMDTVTESRMAIAMAQLGGIGIIHRNLSIEDQVKEVIKVKRFENIMIDDPIVIKDDEAVDDAIKLMEHNNISGLIVVDNSRRVVGILTRRDIRASIKGNRVRDIMTPREKLIFAYEGISLEEARRIMLKNRVEKLPIVGEDFSIKGLITMKDMERIQSNGTSSKDSKGRLRVGAAVGTSDIDKERVYELVKAEVDVIVVDTAHGHSNRVREMVKYIKSRFNVEVIAGNVATYEGAKFLIDAGADGIKVGIGPGSICTTRVVTGVGVPQIFAIMEAKRFAKEEKVPVIADGGIKYSGDIAKAIASGADSVMMGNLLAGTEESPGEMIIYKGRSYKTYRGMGSLGAMIAGSSRYPQGIPGKFVPEGIEGMVPFKGPVRETIYQLVGGLKASMGYVGARTIKEFQEKSKFIRITNAGLRESHPHDVIITKEAPNYNTSPLDELP
- the rpsU gene encoding 30S ribosomal protein S21; the protein is MALVVEVKDGDNIEAVLKKFKKFVEMEGVLSEYKAHLRYKKPSEERKEKAAMIKKKLRKLLGVREKKK
- a CDS encoding archease, translating into MSKSNSRSWEIHDHTADVIIEGKGKTLEKAFEGIALALQSVMVDISSVKPRKIIKECIELNSSSSEEQLFEFLSRIVFIKDVKKFFFSDVELFITTDNNKVKLCFTLKGERIDPKKHTIFTDVKGVSYSELKILNEKGYYICRCVVDV
- a CDS encoding L,D-transpeptidase, which encodes MSNTVLREYPISTSKYGIGNKEGSGKTPLGKHRIVKKVGMGEPIGTVFRNLRKTGEIATIYYDSTDIESDPVITRVLVLEGLEKGVNKGRGIDSLSRGIYIHGTHEEGLIGKPASHGCIRMRNKDIMELFELVDIGTLVVIEN
- a CDS encoding histidine triad nucleotide-binding protein, with amino-acid sequence MGGDCIFCKIVNGEVKSNIVYEDEDVIAFEDINPQAPVHVLVVPKQHIPNIMQVREYTVLEKIFRAIQKIAEAKNLALEGFRVVVNHLHRGGQSVFHLHFHILGGRQMMWPPG